The nucleotide window CAACCGTGGaggcttccccttctataaatAAGGGAGAACATTCAGGGCTTGAAGCAAGGAGCAAggagtgagagtgcaaggcacagtgttcacatagctacctaagttaacagaagttcttctcttttaatgtattctgttttgtatttttctatttaattttgtctgtcttgagtctcatgaaaaaaggcaaacagtgaggtttgtataaAAAAGCCATAAAccagaaaaaggcagagagtgcaaaattaaaagaaaaagccatagatgtccttagaggtcctttgtacatatgtgttgtgtatcatgattctgtgggaattcccttgcaagttgggttagcactttgcagTTGAAAGTTTGGTaagtgaccaagtcaagttcaggattggggTTTAGATTTTAGACTTGTCccggataggaagggtagttcctgggagaattggtgtttgtaatcaaggatgattatagtgaaattccatcattgttgtgatggagactggatgtaggctgcattacACTTTGCAGCTGAACTAGGATATATCTtggtgtaattttctctctcttctactccattcttGATTCTGCTGCATATGAGacataactaaaaaatatctcCTGGCTGGTCACGAGACAAAACGAAAAAGTCTCCTGACTAGGCACGagacaaaaacaagaaatatcTCCTCAAGTGTTCTAAAGGACAACAAGAGTTACTAAgcaaaaaaggggctaagattcaaccccccttctcttagccactgataaaccatcaaaaatcaaagaacaatTGATGTctaacagatccgctcaagcaATAATTTGACAGAtctatttacaaagtcacttccAAAATTTTCCTTTAAAAGATTGGTACATTAGATTGGGATGCGCAGATTTTGAGATATTAAATAATGACATCAAGAGGGGAGTtgtactctcttttttttttttgtcaggtTTTTATCcttattggatttttcttgataaagtttttaacgaggcatttctcatcacaaaaaatattgtattctttttcttttactaaaatttttttttattaaatttttttaataagattttAATAAGGTATAATCCTAAATAGACATCTAAAGAGGAGTATTGTAATATTGATGTCTATTTAATgatatgtgattttttttataatatgagtAGTTCAGTTTTTCAATAGTAGAAGGTTAAAGTTCTCATGATGGATTATCTTAATAAAGTTTGAAAATATTAactgtatatatataaatagagaGAGCATGATCTGAGACAGAACACACACAATACTAGCATAAAACActtctctttatatatgtacgCTCTAACATATGAAAATGTAAATTATCAAGAAATATAAGAATTATCTcaattatattaaaagaaaaatattaaagataaattaattatgtatttaaattattttataattaataaataaagaaaatatgtgtataattattaaaaaatactaatatatattatttattataaaaaatgtataGGTAGTGGGATTGTTAAACATTTTAGATAAACCGTTTTCGTTATTTGTTATGCCCTTTTTATCTCTCTTTGCCCAAACTAGGATGGACATTGGTGGTTCAGCCTTGGTTTGAGGAAATTCTCTAatgtccaattttttttataaatataatttaattaaatatatcaaattatttataatttaatttttatacattgtatataattttatacGGTCATTCAATCACATTCATTcttttaaatgattatttatacggtcaataaaaaaatagttatttttactaatgtGCTGTGTAGTTGGATgtatatgtaaaattattttacattgacaatacatcaaaattaaatttttatttaatattaattattattttcacataatatcaataatattgTAGGTATTAACTAAAATTCTGGATTGTTACCAGTAAAACTTTAAATTGGTTGTTTGCTATAGTCTGAGGCTCTGAGCAATGATTAAACTGGAAAAAATTGTTACTCCAAATGGTGTTACTAACGAACATAAAGTTGAATTTCCATCAGATCGAGTAAATTGCCAAGAATGTAGTGCATCTTTTCGAGATTATAAAGGGAATAGTTCAATGGAAAGTAAGAACTTCAATAATATTTGGTGATATTGAAAATTTCCACGGAGGAACGGAAAATGCCCACCATGTCCAAGAAGGCAAGAACTGTCGTAGGTTCAGAAGGAATTCTGCTCTTAAGACGAAAATCGGGTAAAATTGGGGCTCGCAAGTTGCAAATTATCTggggattttgaaaaatatattcattttaatattttgtttttaaattaaaaatacgaAAAATGGTGCGTTTCACTGATATAAACATGCACTTTTTAACGCAAAAAATTACTGTACTATGATAACGtgtgcttttcttttttctccctACTAACATTAATTGAATTATCATAAAATTCTTACATAAATGTCAATAATCATTTTGAGGGAAGAAAAAATAAACCCAGTAATGGGAGAGGATTAGAATAAGCATGCTTTATTTTCCTTCGGCCATGCTGTGACTAGAGGCACCATGAACACTGCTTGAAGCAACGTTGGTTGCGAATGTAGCAGCACTGACCGGGAACACGCTTCCTGCCGTAACATCACTAGATGTTTCGACTTTACTTATACTTTGTGCTAATGTTGACATTGGAGTGTTTGCATTCTGTTGTTTCTGTGATTCGGCCGAAGTAGTAACCCTGACAGCATGAACAGGTGCTGGATCGATGCCACTCTTCATCTCCGGCACGGCATGAAGCTGTTGTAACCTGAAATCGGTTTCCGGCCTGCGACAAATCTTCCTAAGTTGCACAATTTCCTGTGAAGAGAACACAAGTGGATGTGGATGATGAATAAACAAAATTGATCATGAACATAATATGAACTAATTGCTAAGTAGCACTATACAACAACACCTTtcatttatatttgatttagTTTGATATTTGTACACAAATCATCTCGGTAATCCAAAAAGATAAACTCATATGTAGTTgtcttcatgtgaagttgatagttgaagtCGTTAGATAGCAATTTAGTCGGAcatgtcaaattatttaacggtTCTTAACTATCAAACTTCGTATGAACACAATTGCATGAGTCTCCACCATCTAAGTAATATAACATTATTCTCTTATCCGTTCTTTATATTCTAGTACTGTATCTTATCCGTTTCGCTGATCAATCATGGATCTTAACATGAACACTAACGATCGTagcataaaaacacacaaatccCACAAGATGgaaccacaaaaaaatattaatacctCTGACTGATCATGATCATAACGAACCAAAAATCTACAACGGCAACCTCTTACATCATGCCTCCGCCTTTGAGCATCAAGTACATGGGCATCAAAATAAAGGGCCTGTTCTTTACCTTCCTGAGATGTcgaaaacaaaaacataaaagaatgaTTACCAGATAGGGTGAGTGTCCAAGAAGTAAAATAGGACGAtaatagacaataaaaataaccgcAATTATGTTTCTAATGATGTCATGTCAAGTCAGAGCCTCACACCTGAAAACATAGTATAAGATCCCCAGGAAGGACTGCAACACATTCTGCTGATTCACATGGCAGAGAGCGTGGCCTGACATTCTTTCGGACATTTACCCACTCATCTTCCGCAGGTCCAAAACCAGAAAATCTTACCAGCACTTCCTGAAAGTGAACATATTACTACCATTAAGGAACTATAAAGGCATAAGCCGCAAGAAAATAGTCACTTCCTGTTATGAAAGAGTTCATGACGCAACTCCAGATATTTGCATAATCATTAATGAGCGACCAGAAAATTGAGAATCAAATCAATTCATTTGTTTACAAGTAAAAACATTACAACCTTTACAAACATCTTGGAACTTGTATGCAAAAATCAGTCATGCAACCAAGAAAAACCGATCTTTGATGGTTTAGTGCAGCAAAATCAACCAGTCCAAAAGAGCAATTGCTAAGAATGTTTTACAGCATACCAAATCCCCTACATAGTCTTGATATTCCGTGAACATGCATTTGGAAATATAAAAGTAGTACATTCACTAGATCATCAAGTTTATATATTAAGGGAAAAGGGAAATTAAcccatgaaaataaaaagaccAACAtttctcaacaaagcttgtgaATTTAAAGAATCTCAAACTAAAATTACCGGATCACCGCTCTCCAAATATCTGTGCATTATAAAGTTAGCAACGTCATACCtacagagaaaataaaaagccATAAGTCAGTTCCCACGGATACAAAACAATTTAGAGGGAAAATAAGAAACAGAAGATCCTAAAACAATTTAGAGGGAAAATAGGAAACCGAAGATCCTAAAAATGAACAGGGAAAAAATCCTGACCATGCTCTATCCCTTCCAGATTTAGCTTCAAATTCCGTGGCTGAGCTTTCTTGAGTAACTTTTCCTGCAGTTGGAATAAgcagaaaaacgaaaaaagtgTACATAAGCAAATAAATCGAATAATAAGAGCATACAAGCATAGACACTTGATGTAGTAGGATATCATTTGCTTAATAAGTTTTTCTCCAACGACTATTAAAGATTATAAtcagaaaataaatgaaactcTAACCCAAGATCATCACGAGCAAACTCCGAGTTTTCTTTCTGCTCAGTCatgacttaaaaaaattaacatcttTGCAAGAAGCATAGTATCGTTGACATTAAAAAGTTACGTTACTGTGACATATGTATTCAGAGACATAGAGTGGAGATGTTCATATAACACACATTCAGACCTCAAGATATATATTTAGCCAAATGTTAACATTATTACTAGTCTTGGACCATATAATATCTGTTGAAGCATAAAAAAGGTGGCATGGTTCTACCTGAAGCAGTTGGAATTGTAGCGGCTGTTGGTTGATGAATATTCTTTACCACGGCTGAACTGGCCTTGGTCATTGGTGTGATATCTAACTTTACTAGAGACTTGTTTAATTTTGCCCTTATAGCATATCGCTTATTTTGAAACCAATTCCACACCTGAAAATAGATGAAAGCTAAGATAACAGCATAGGAAAGAGTCGTCTCACAACAAAATATGATTATCGTACTTGTCTCATCTGAACAGTAATCTTGTCTTTACAACGACCCGGTGATTCACTgcaaattattgaaaaataaaggaACTCATTTCATTAATCTTAATGTACTAGAGCAAACTGAATAGTACCGAATACTAATATTCCTTCAAGAACTAAAGATAAGAGCCAAGAAAGGTATGACACACCTGAACTTCTCTGCAATAGCAGCAAGAACATCGCGTGCCGGCATTGCATTATTGTGCTCATGCAAAAT belongs to Arachis duranensis cultivar V14167 chromosome 8, aradu.V14167.gnm2.J7QH, whole genome shotgun sequence and includes:
- the LOC107462678 gene encoding protein SAWADEE HOMEODOMAIN HOMOLOG 2; translated protein: MGRPPSNGGPAFRFTSSEVAEMETILHEHNNAMPARDVLAAIAEKFSESPGRCKDKITVQMRQVWNWFQNKRYAIRAKLNKSLVKLDITPMTKASSAVVKNIHQPTAATIPTASGKVTQESSATEFEAKSGRDRAWYDVANFIMHRYLESGDPEVLVRFSGFGPAEDEWVNVRKNVRPRSLPCESAECVAVLPGDLILCFQEGKEQALYFDAHVLDAQRRRHDVRGCRCRFLVRYDHDQSEEIVQLRKICRRPETDFRLQQLHAVPEMKSGIDPAPVHAVRVTTSAESQKQQNANTPMSTLAQSISKVETSSDVTAGSVFPVSAATFATNVASSSVHGASSHSMAEGK